In a single window of the Desulfovibrio mangrovi genome:
- a CDS encoding tetratricopeptide repeat protein, with the protein MTRRTHNKRGLTQNFYIVKGLATEEAQQAEQLRAPKSKNLYIVKTDEETIHKYADTIYDFVDNTGIFLLITTDRNFYTTFKAALSYDLGLEPEFIRLIHDIKRGAELVHLCASRGLTPMIFLQRTIDCELTLSFLQFMKATFPKFPIILISHGVDKHRLYQFYEEGVDSCLAIPTCANEVIKKIASTIKPQNEIQLLLNEGNGMLADRLFEDAIEVANTILLQLPNNSAAHILKGDALKGLMKRIEALESYEKAEKCCQNIIEPCQRIATIHLEDGNWDNALKYLKILDKSAPLNYNRKIKIAQIYMENGTPDAAQSYFDAAIRAAKSEALNNVGEMIMNIADIVLDHDPILAAAYYRQSLRTIKGTNSPLAMNTYNRLGISLRKQGLWSEAVEAYSEAARFAPKDENIQYNMALAFAEGGDFESASGRLANALKLNPELCKNRPETALAMGQIFAKANQTKVALFCLECIPEDNALYGAAATLAQQLTSERT; encoded by the coding sequence ATGACCAGAAGAACACATAACAAACGAGGATTAACGCAAAACTTTTATATAGTAAAAGGACTTGCGACAGAAGAAGCGCAGCAGGCAGAACAATTGCGTGCTCCCAAATCCAAAAACCTTTACATAGTGAAAACCGATGAGGAAACAATCCATAAATATGCCGATACGATATACGACTTCGTAGACAACACCGGAATTTTCCTCCTCATAACCACCGACCGTAATTTTTACACCACGTTTAAAGCCGCCCTATCTTATGATCTAGGCCTTGAACCGGAATTCATACGGCTGATTCACGACATAAAACGCGGAGCGGAGCTAGTACACCTCTGCGCCAGCCGCGGACTTACCCCCATGATATTTCTCCAGCGCACTATAGACTGCGAATTAACTCTGTCATTTCTGCAGTTCATGAAGGCTACCTTTCCTAAGTTTCCCATCATTCTGATCTCTCACGGCGTGGACAAGCATAGGCTCTACCAGTTCTACGAAGAGGGGGTAGACAGCTGCCTTGCCATTCCTACCTGTGCCAACGAGGTAATCAAGAAAATTGCGAGCACCATAAAACCGCAGAACGAAATCCAGCTCCTGCTCAATGAGGGTAACGGAATGCTTGCCGACAGGCTGTTTGAAGACGCCATAGAAGTAGCAAACACCATCCTGTTGCAACTCCCGAACAACAGTGCGGCACACATACTCAAAGGAGACGCACTCAAGGGGCTCATGAAAAGAATTGAAGCCCTGGAGTCATACGAAAAAGCTGAAAAATGTTGCCAGAACATCATTGAACCATGCCAACGCATTGCCACCATACACCTTGAGGACGGCAACTGGGACAATGCACTGAAGTATCTAAAAATACTAGATAAATCCGCGCCGCTTAACTACAATAGAAAAATCAAGATTGCACAGATTTACATGGAAAACGGCACGCCGGATGCGGCCCAGTCCTATTTTGATGCGGCCATCAGAGCTGCAAAATCCGAAGCACTGAATAATGTTGGCGAAATGATCATGAATATCGCCGACATTGTACTTGATCACGACCCCATTCTCGCGGCGGCCTATTACAGGCAGAGCCTCAGAACCATAAAGGGCACCAACAGCCCTCTGGCCATGAACACGTATAACCGGCTCGGCATATCGCTCAGAAAGCAGGGGCTTTGGAGCGAAGCGGTTGAAGCCTACTCTGAAGCGGCACGCTTTGCCCCCAAGGATGAGAACATCCAGTACAATATGGCGCTGGCCTTTGCTGAAGGCGGAGATTTCGAATCGGCAAGCGGACGGCTTGCCAACGCCCTGAAGCTGAACCCGGAACTGTGCAAAAACAGACCGGAGACAGCCCTCGCAATGGGGCAAATATTCGCAAAAGCCAATCAGACAAAGGTTGCCCTGTTCTGTCTTGAATGCATACCTGAAGACAACGCCTTATACGGCGCAGCGGCAACACTGGCCCAGCAGCTTACCTCCGAGAGGACATAA
- a CDS encoding 4Fe-4S dicluster domain-containing protein: MAKKFFIDLTRCTACRGCQIACKQWHKLPAEETINWGSHQNPRDLSFITYKLVRFTEIMKDGKVDWLFFPEQCRHCTEPPCKGQADLDDERAVLKDELTGAIIFTEYTKLVDGQGVREACPYDIPRLDPESKMLSKCDMCLDRVHNGMKPACVLSCPTGTMSFGEEDEMMALAEERLAIVKKRYPKAVLGDPHDVRVVYLFQEDPAEYFEKAVADASPQLMNRKQMFARIMGRQNRKA, from the coding sequence ATGGCTAAGAAGTTCTTCATCGACCTTACCCGTTGCACGGCATGCCGAGGCTGTCAGATTGCCTGCAAGCAGTGGCACAAGCTCCCCGCAGAGGAAACCATCAACTGGGGCTCGCACCAGAACCCCCGCGACCTCTCGTTCATCACCTACAAGCTGGTGCGCTTCACGGAGATCATGAAAGACGGCAAGGTGGACTGGCTGTTCTTCCCCGAGCAGTGCCGCCACTGTACCGAACCGCCCTGCAAGGGGCAGGCGGATCTGGATGACGAACGCGCAGTGCTCAAGGATGAACTGACCGGCGCCATCATCTTCACCGAGTACACCAAGCTGGTAGACGGTCAGGGCGTACGCGAAGCCTGCCCGTATGACATTCCGCGCCTTGATCCCGAGTCCAAGATGCTCTCCAAGTGCGACATGTGTCTGGACAGAGTGCACAACGGCATGAAGCCCGCGTGTGTCCTTTCCTGCCCCACGGGAACCATGAGCTTCGGAGAAGAGGATGAGATGATGGCTCTGGCAGAAGAGCGCCTTGCCATTGTCAAGAAGCGGTATCCCAAGGCCGTTCTGGGCGATCCCCACGACGTGCGCGTTGTATACCTCTTCCAGGAGGATCCTGCGGAGTACTTTGAGAAGGCCGTTGCCGATGCTAGCCCGCAGCTCATGAACCGCAAGCAGATGTTTGCACGCATCATGGGCAGGCAGAACCGTAAGGCGTAA